From Nymphaea colorata isolate Beijing-Zhang1983 chromosome 6, ASM883128v2, whole genome shotgun sequence, a single genomic window includes:
- the LOC116255975 gene encoding uncharacterized protein LOC116255975 encodes MSAFRSFFDEFGLFDVPSTNGTFTWSNNRNPPILRRLDRIFLSPELFSAFPSSSLVLGSRHLSDHAPLLLPLLRGRAGIEHAMFRFELWWLRDESFVATVPNWWAASRLSRKLHFIRREAIAWKRIFWSGKFSEVADWDEEILSLQAFDNISADQSSRLLCLQCLALEWRIRESIHWQQRCRLGWLAHGDQNSRFFHLAASQRCRQTLLQSMNIGGRVFLGDDILPALSTHFRDFYSKPLRFCATLSDFHLSPLCLLCDFS; translated from the coding sequence ATGTCTGCATTTCGATCGTTCTTTGATGAGTTCGGTCTTTTTGATGTGCCATCGACTAATGGTACGTTTACTTGGTCCAATAATAGGAACCCTCCGATCCTCCGAAGGTTGGACCGTATCTTCCTCTCGCCTGAGTTGTTCTCTGCTTTTCCTTCGTCCTCCTTGGTTCTTGGTTCGAGGCACTTGTCTGATCACGCTCCGCtgctccttccccttcttcgtGGTAGGGCTGGTATTGAGCACGCCATGTTccgttttgagctttggtggcttCGAGATGAATCATTTGTGGCTACCGTCCCTAATTGGTGGGCTGCTTCCAGGCTCTCGCGGAAGTTGCACTTCATCAGGAGGGAGGCCATCGCCTGGAAGCGCATTTTCTGGAGCGGCAAATTTTCGGAGGTGGCTgattgggatgaggagatcctGTCCCTTCAGGCCTTTGACAATATTTCTGCGGATCAGTCTTCTCGTCTCCTTTGTCTGCAGTGTCTTGCCCTGGAGTGGCGGATTAGGGAGTCTATCCACTGGCAACAGCGCTGTAGGCTGGGTTGGCTTGCGCATGGAGACCAGAActctagattcttccacttggccgccTCTCAAAGGTGCCGTCAgacgttgctccagtccatgaATATTGGGGGCAGAGTTTTTCTTGGCGATGACATCCTCCCGGCTCTAAGCACTCATTTTCGGGATTTTTACTCCAAACCTCTTCGCTTCTGTGCCACGCTGTCGGATTTTCACCtctcccctctctgtctcttgtgCGATTtctcttga
- the LOC116255434 gene encoding GDSL esterase/lipase At1g29660-like has translation MASSASAIVILLFLLSCSSYCFLSRAESQAPALFIFGDSIVDCGNNDYLPNSTAVADYLPYNMDFFAVTGRFSNARNLADCVAESLGFEHLIACSRDPNSTGERILDGVNFGSAGTGILDNSTAGEIVTPLHYQVLFFQNKTLPDLESQLGGNLSSFLAQSLFLFNTGGNDFVDQCFETGESCDIPEFTDLLISQLTKIFEKMYSLGARKFIVFSTESSGCTPVARDMTNGSCSETFDSASRTYNGRLNASIDTFTETFPGSQFVFVSLYNVINELIDNPTTYGYDNVEDACCEMITDGSSCVKNGPTCVDRSKFLFWDGGHPTDKTNSILASKIYDSKNTSISYPFSIKELAAINSTAAAADSSLFIRPWSKSTGSGKGDQ, from the exons ATGGCATCCTCTGCTTCGGCCATTGtcatcctcctcttccttctttcttgctcttcctACTGTTTCCTGTCACGCGCAGAAAGCCAAGCCCCAGCACTGTTCATTTTTGGGGACTCTATAGTTGACTGCGGCAACAATGACTATCTGCCCAATTCTACTGCTGTCGCCGATTACCTGCCGTATAACATGGACTTCTTTGCCGTCACCGGCAGGTTCTCTAATGCCCGGAACTTGGCCGATTGCGTTGCCGAGAGTCTGGGTTTTGAGCATCTGATTGCATGCTCAAGGGATCCCAACAGTACCGGGGAAAGAATACTCGATGGAGTTAATTTCGGCTCCGCTGGGACGGGAATCCTCGACAACAGCACCGCTGGG GAGATAGTGACGCCATTGCATTATCAAGTTCTGTTCTTCCAGAACAAGACTCTGCCGGACTTGGAGTCCCAACTTGGAGGCaacctctcttctttcttggcCCAAAGCTTGTTCTTGTTCAACACCGGCGGCAATGACTTCGTGGACCAGTGTTTCGAAACCGGGGAGTCGTGCGACATACCAGAGTTTACGGATCTACTAATTTCCCAATTAACTAAAATATTTGAG AAGATGTACAGTTTGGGAGCTCGaaaatttattgtattttctaCAGAATCAAGTGGATGCACCCCCGTTGCGCGCGATATGACCAACGGAAGTTGCAGTGAAACGTTTGATTCTGCTTCAAGAACGTACAATGGTCGACTGAATGCTTCCATTGACACATTTACAGAAACGTTCCCCGGCTCTCAATTCGTGTTTGTGTCTCTCTATAACGTCATCAACGAATTGATAGATAATCCAACTACTTACG GCTACGACAACGTCGAGGACGCTTGCTGCGAGATGATCACCGACGGGAGCTCGTGCGTGAAGAACGGGCCGACATGTGTAGATCGGAGTAAGTTCCTGTTCTGGGATGGAGGCCACCCCACCGATAAGACCAACTCCATATTGGCGAGCAAGATCTACGACTCCAAGAACACATCTATATCCTACCCTTTCAGTATCAAAGAATTGGCCGCCATCAACTCCACTGCAGCCGCTGCTGATTCCAGTTTGTTCATAAGGCCATGGAGCAAGTCCACCGGTAGTGGGAAGGGCGACCAGTAG
- the LOC116255976 gene encoding GDSL esterase/lipase At1g29670-like, translating into MYNLGARKFVLFGVQPLGCNPAFQQQNNNTCKADLNYGAVKFSGIMRSSISKLIETMPSAQFVYVNAYNITENIYKNPGSEGFKVVNKACCETNTDFPPGVACVPESKPCGNRDAYMFYDGAHCSTALYRILVEKAFLSQDAMEVYPYNILHLSTI; encoded by the exons ATGTATAATTTGGGAGCTCGAAAGTTCGTCTTGTTCGGTGTTCAACCACTTGGATGCAACCCTGCCTTTCAGCAGCAAAATAACAACACATGCAAAGCTGATCTCAACTATGGAGCTGTAAAATTTAGCGGCATTATGAGATCCTCAATAAGCAAACTGATTGAAACCATGCCATCTGCTCAATTTGTCTACGTGAATGCCTACAACATAACCGAGAACATCTACAAGAACCCGGGTTCTGAGG GATTCAAGGTGGTGAATAAGGCTTGTTGTGAGACCAATACGGACTTCCCGCCGGGCGTTGCATGCGTACCAGAGAGCAAACCGTGCGGGAACAGGGACGCGTACATGTTCTATGATGGTGCACACTGCAGCACCGCTCTGTACCGAATCTTAGTAGAGAAGGCCTTTCTCTCCCAGGACGCAATGGAAGTTTATCCTTACAACATTTTGCATCTTTCTACAATTTAA